In the Thermosipho japonicus genome, one interval contains:
- a CDS encoding oligosaccharide flippase family protein has translation MSIKKSGSILFASKVIKTIFDIASIMLLSRFLFISDYGIYRQVLISQQLVISILTLGIPNSALFYLSTERKKEYLTNLYVSLTSFSVLVLIISPFLADLFDANFKVNFFKNNVLIISLIYSLGIFSSATENILVALNRTKKLISYTLIPTFFWFLGLLFYLIFEKYTILNILVLLILRYIIGILLLISFTRKDINFRYLNLKMVREIVIFGVPIGLSTILGMLNKNVDKLVVGYFVDSVDFAIFSNGAYEIPFLSLLTSSLFTVLIPELKKLKDLDNVQKLKELWIRSGNIMVTLMIPIASSLIFFAKPFIVFIFSEKYLASIPYFRIYQIMLYFRIYVYGSIFVATKNNRLFLINAVYSLIFNLILDILLVIKLGPIGAVIATVLTTVFLVFLQLFNIKNILNIKFSETFPWINWFKSIVVTVGINSGFYIFYSLFSSNLLGLLFMFLSFVVSFLVLSKLVNNEILKYVFSVLKIINLKK, from the coding sequence GTGTCAATAAAAAAATCGGGTTCTATTTTATTTGCTTCAAAAGTTATAAAAACTATATTTGATATAGCATCCATAATGCTTTTATCAAGATTTTTGTTTATATCTGACTATGGTATATATAGACAAGTTTTGATATCTCAACAATTGGTAATAAGTATACTGACTTTGGGAATACCAAATTCAGCATTATTTTATTTGTCTACTGAAAGAAAAAAAGAGTATTTGACAAATTTATATGTTAGTCTGACTTCTTTTTCAGTTTTGGTATTGATTATTTCACCGTTTTTGGCAGATTTGTTTGATGCAAATTTTAAAGTAAATTTTTTTAAGAACAATGTTCTTATAATTTCTCTGATATATTCACTAGGTATTTTTTCCTCTGCAACAGAAAATATTTTAGTTGCTTTAAATAGAACAAAAAAACTAATTTCTTATACGTTAATTCCCACTTTTTTTTGGTTTTTAGGACTGTTGTTTTATTTAATTTTCGAAAAATATACTATATTGAATATTTTGGTTCTATTAATTTTAAGATATATTATTGGAATTTTACTTTTGATTAGCTTTACTCGTAAAGATATTAATTTTAGATATCTTAATTTAAAAATGGTAAGAGAAATTGTTATTTTTGGTGTTCCAATAGGTTTATCAACGATTTTAGGAATGTTGAATAAAAATGTGGATAAGTTGGTAGTTGGATATTTTGTTGACAGTGTTGATTTTGCAATTTTTTCAAATGGAGCATATGAAATACCATTTCTTTCTCTTTTAACATCTTCTCTTTTTACAGTTTTAATTCCCGAATTGAAAAAGTTAAAAGACTTAGATAATGTTCAAAAATTAAAGGAATTGTGGATTCGTTCTGGAAATATAATGGTTACATTAATGATTCCAATTGCTAGTTCACTAATATTTTTTGCAAAGCCATTTATAGTCTTTATTTTCTCAGAAAAATATTTAGCATCGATCCCTTATTTTAGAATTTATCAAATCATGTTGTACTTTAGAATTTATGTTTATGGCTCCATATTTGTGGCAACAAAAAACAACAGGCTTTTCTTAATTAATGCAGTCTATTCTTTAATATTTAATCTAATTTTGGACATTCTTTTAGTGATAAAATTAGGTCCTATTGGAGCAGTTATTGCTACTGTTTTAACTACAGTATTTTTAGTATTTTTACAATTGTTTAATATAAAAAATATTTTGAATATAAAATTTTCTGAAACCTTTCCATGGATAAATTGGTTTAAATCAATTGTTGTTACTGTCGGTATTAACTCTGGATTTTATATTTTTTATAGCTTGTTTTCTAGTAATTTATTGGGATTGTTATTTATGTTTTTATCTTTTGTTGTTTCATTTCTTGTTTTGTCAAAATTGGTGAATAATGAAATTTTAAAATACGTTTTTTCCGTTTTAAAAATAATTAATTTAAAGAAATAG
- a CDS encoding polysaccharide biosynthesis/export family protein: MKKVILLFLVILAVSLFSYTVRVGDTLTIEVLNQPQLSRTVKVAFDGTIPYPYAGNIMVVGKTVEEIAQILKPYAEKVVKDPQITVYVVEYAPMLVFIQGAVNKVFDISVYPSITLTKLFSFVGISKDSNVDFESIQIKRGNNIISVNLLPYFYQGKFDKDIVLKEGDIIYIPPLLDSKTIKVMGAYTLEIPYEPDIKLSNVLLKLGPLDEKYADIENAKVFVDGKVVEINLKEVISNKKDIELSAGSRIYIPKFPEFYVYIQGYVKNKGEIKFLPDEKKTLKTLLAKAGLLDEEVENEGIVVINNETKLNVKDVIFGSQDYDLNKGDIVQVLYEPFIVNVVGLNGGSVTLLHNEPRTLSYLIKKIGISQPESIESVQIVRNGKIQDFDIDSLIYENPSISLEKYDTVVIKNSEENAVYLTGDVASYVSFSLNEKITLQRILAKVGLSDYRKIDSITLNGKILDFNKDMEIEKGSILNVTLKKPIYVTAMGYIKNTGTVEFDYDESTDLKTLFGKLGGLIIGPDLYYTSDKVYVIRNGQIVNTLDAKKVYEGKENAKLENNDFVFVTEKNPNYVYVFGKGMPNSMVEFTNSEPFDFKTLISKIGGIQEGISKTVTILNGSTKTTFTWDEHSNIKLENGSTIIFNVDTENYVFVVDETGKANMFYLDKENTTLYEIISKTEIDKGYKFVKLTRDATEKIIDISNIEYTLSFNVKPGDIIKVIDAPQNIAYVLGEVNNPGVISVNDGTTVLEAIISAGYFSEKAAPSAVYLYKGGIDGEAIKVNLSGAIKGGNIEENPRVEPGDIVYVPADAFKTALDWIPIINNLVTLYNNIYQIGK, from the coding sequence ATGAAAAAAGTTATTCTTTTATTCTTGGTTATCTTAGCTGTAAGTCTATTTTCATACACTGTAAGAGTAGGAGATACTTTAACAATTGAGGTTTTAAATCAACCACAGCTTTCAAGAACAGTTAAAGTAGCATTTGATGGAACTATTCCTTATCCATATGCTGGGAATATAATGGTTGTTGGAAAAACAGTTGAAGAAATAGCCCAAATACTAAAACCATACGCAGAGAAAGTTGTAAAAGATCCCCAAATTACAGTTTATGTCGTTGAATATGCACCAATGTTAGTCTTTATACAGGGCGCGGTTAACAAAGTATTTGATATTTCTGTTTATCCGAGCATAACTTTAACGAAGTTATTTTCTTTTGTTGGTATTTCAAAAGATTCAAACGTTGACTTTGAAAGTATTCAAATAAAACGTGGGAATAATATAATTTCAGTTAATCTTTTGCCATATTTTTATCAAGGAAAATTTGATAAAGATATAGTTTTAAAAGAGGGAGACATAATTTATATTCCACCACTTCTAGATAGTAAAACAATAAAGGTAATGGGTGCATATACTCTTGAAATTCCATATGAACCTGATATTAAATTGAGTAATGTCCTTTTAAAACTTGGACCACTAGATGAAAAATATGCAGATATTGAAAATGCAAAAGTATTTGTAGATGGAAAAGTTGTTGAAATCAATCTAAAAGAAGTTATTTCAAACAAAAAAGATATAGAACTTTCTGCTGGTTCAAGGATTTACATTCCAAAGTTCCCAGAATTCTATGTATACATTCAAGGATATGTAAAAAATAAGGGAGAGATAAAGTTTTTACCTGATGAGAAAAAGACTTTAAAAACGTTACTTGCTAAAGCGGGTCTTTTGGATGAAGAAGTTGAAAATGAAGGTATAGTAGTAATTAACAATGAGACAAAATTAAATGTTAAAGATGTAATCTTTGGAAGCCAAGATTACGATCTAAATAAAGGAGATATTGTTCAGGTATTATACGAACCATTCATTGTAAATGTAGTTGGTTTAAACGGCGGAAGTGTTACTTTGCTTCATAATGAACCAAGGACTTTATCATATTTGATTAAGAAGATAGGAATAAGTCAGCCTGAATCAATTGAATCTGTTCAAATAGTAAGAAATGGGAAGATACAAGATTTTGATATAGACAGCCTTATATATGAAAATCCTTCTATATCGCTTGAAAAGTATGACACAGTTGTAATTAAAAACTCTGAAGAAAATGCAGTTTATTTAACAGGAGATGTTGCTTCATATGTGAGTTTTTCTTTGAATGAAAAAATAACACTTCAAAGAATACTAGCAAAAGTTGGACTTTCAGACTATAGAAAAATTGATAGCATTACATTAAACGGAAAAATATTAGATTTTAATAAAGATATGGAAATAGAAAAAGGATCAATACTTAATGTAACTTTAAAAAAACCCATTTATGTAACTGCAATGGGTTATATAAAAAACACTGGAACAGTCGAATTTGATTATGATGAAAGCACTGACCTTAAAACGCTCTTTGGAAAACTTGGAGGATTAATTATTGGTCCAGATTTATATTATACTTCTGATAAGGTATATGTTATAAGAAACGGCCAGATTGTAAACACATTGGATGCAAAAAAGGTGTATGAAGGAAAAGAAAATGCAAAGCTTGAAAATAACGACTTTGTATTTGTGACTGAAAAGAATCCAAATTACGTTTATGTATTTGGAAAAGGTATGCCAAATTCAATGGTTGAATTTACAAATTCTGAACCATTTGATTTTAAAACACTTATTTCAAAAATTGGTGGAATACAGGAAGGAATAAGCAAAACTGTTACGATTTTAAATGGTTCTACAAAGACGACATTTACCTGGGATGAGCATTCAAATATTAAACTTGAAAATGGTAGCACCATTATATTTAATGTTGATACGGAAAACTATGTGTTTGTAGTAGATGAAACAGGAAAAGCTAATATGTTTTATCTTGATAAAGAAAACACAACACTTTATGAAATTATCAGTAAAACAGAGATTGACAAAGGGTATAAATTTGTGAAACTTACAAGAGATGCAACGGAAAAAATAATTGATATTTCAAATATCGAGTACACCCTATCTTTTAATGTAAAACCTGGAGATATTATTAAAGTGATTGATGCTCCACAAAATATAGCATATGTACTTGGCGAGGTTAATAATCCTGGAGTTATTTCAGTCAATGATGGGACAACCGTTCTTGAAGCGATAATTTCTGCTGGATACTTTAGCGAAAAAGCAGCACCTTCAGCAGTTTACCTGTACAAGGGTGGAATTGATGGAGAAGCAATAAAGGTTAACCTGAGTGGAGCAATTAAAGGTGGAAATATTGAAGAAAATCCAAGAGTTGAACCAGGAGACATAGTTTATGTACCAGCCGATGCATTTAAAACAGCACTTGACTGGATACCTATAATAAATAATTTAGTAACACTTTATAATAACATTTATCAAATAGGTAAATAA
- a CDS encoding glycosyltransferase: protein MKILIIGHMHTKRDKRVFKTVEMLSREHKVIYQYYSTEEHKSYQEGNITYIPLRYSDPISLPNKINFKVKLKNIKNLAKIEEKILMLIKEMDYDILYFHYFLTRFPLKSFKIAKKRNKKIIYDIHEYHPENYYKHLSGIKKALKEKIMWYILKKQFIMSDKLIFVSKEMKEDMYKILKIKKPYLIVPNYANVTLKTSKKEKEIVFVGKTPRNIDYEKEIINKLILFGFKFKIIGMDSEYFKDIPHEFTSFLPYEEMMKELSKASFSLVSYESFGNEQKNYFYSFPHKFFDSIAAGTPVIINKNFISMANEVKKHNIGVVIDPKDVNGSVQQVMKAYENYSSILENIEKFKNLYVWDKEKEKAFINFILN, encoded by the coding sequence ATGAAAATTCTTATAATTGGTCATATGCATACAAAAAGAGATAAAAGAGTTTTTAAAACGGTAGAAATGCTTTCTAGAGAACATAAAGTTATTTATCAATACTATTCAACAGAAGAACATAAAAGTTATCAAGAAGGTAATATAACATATATTCCTTTGAGATATTCAGATCCCATTTCTTTGCCAAATAAAATAAATTTTAAAGTGAAATTAAAAAATATAAAAAATTTGGCAAAAATAGAAGAAAAAATATTAATGTTAATTAAAGAAATGGATTATGACATTTTATACTTTCATTATTTTTTAACTAGATTTCCTTTAAAATCATTTAAAATAGCCAAAAAAAGGAATAAAAAAATAATTTATGATATTCATGAATACCATCCTGAGAATTACTATAAGCACTTAAGTGGAATAAAAAAAGCTTTAAAAGAGAAAATAATGTGGTATATCTTAAAAAAACAGTTTATTATGTCAGATAAATTGATTTTTGTTTCTAAAGAAATGAAAGAGGATATGTATAAGATATTAAAAATAAAAAAGCCTTATTTAATAGTTCCAAATTATGCTAATGTCACTTTGAAAACTAGTAAAAAAGAAAAGGAAATTGTATTTGTAGGAAAAACCCCAAGAAATATTGATTATGAAAAGGAGATTATAAATAAATTAATTTTGTTTGGTTTCAAATTTAAGATTATTGGTATGGATTCAGAATATTTCAAAGATATTCCTCATGAGTTTACTTCATTTTTACCGTATGAGGAAATGATGAAAGAATTATCAAAAGCTTCATTTTCACTTGTTTCATATGAATCATTTGGAAATGAACAAAAAAATTATTTTTATTCTTTTCCGCATAAATTTTTTGACTCGATTGCTGCTGGGACACCTGTTATTATTAATAAGAATTTTATTTCAATGGCAAATGAGGTAAAAAAACACAATATTGGGGTTGTAATAGATCCAAAAGATGTTAATGGTTCTGTTCAGCAAGTAATGAAAGCATATGAAAATTACAGCAGTATTTTGGAGAATATTGAAAAATTCAAAAATTTGTATGTATGGGACAAAGAAAAAGAAAAAGCATTTATAAATTTTATATTAAATTAA
- a CDS encoding GumC family protein, with protein MDNNQIDELTLSDILKIFKKRKFWFWSIFILTVLATGVYLFFFATPIYEVSTKVKIPAKSNAPSLSGAASLILGGTSQPGLSDEIEIIKSRKTLTKVIEQLNLLDYFKNKAKDEEARKNITINSVISTLQEKIISVQPLKDTSFIEIKVSMDDKELAYKISKALIDAYTQVSKELNKDENSYMIEFIQKQLPITEKELTEIEEKITNFKKTKSVLPSKEAEILLDRFSDIDKQYLSAQIEYKQLKAKLEELKNNVSYVKGLIEKLEYIPNSPIISTLRSKLTDYQIEYNALLQKYSEDSPEVAEYKARIEETQKKIQEEIKNILLSQLNTDDPILSSISSDLVSTQSSVEIYKSYLNALLSVRENLEKQIKNLPELEQEYLSLQRDYQLKQNAYILLKSKLEEAKLTKAGLNLNVPIIVDEPFIPEKPAKPNKKLTLAIGGVLGIFLGILAVFLSEASDKKIRDSFDIEKLVEKEPIVLTGNSDFTNLEFLNEIKTIALNLLKNETPKTIGVTSVGKVEEKDDITLRLAEFFSSTGRTILIDFEGKYISRGLKGTDKGNIYNFKENLYVFSIAKTSETSEFLKLISNFEKDFENIMQNYDYIIFNLPNYENPDVLAFVKYCEKFVLIAKKDVSEKESFLKAYTELVDSVVVLKE; from the coding sequence ATGGATAACAACCAAATAGACGAATTAACATTATCAGATATTCTAAAAATTTTTAAAAAGAGAAAATTCTGGTTCTGGAGTATCTTTATACTAACAGTTCTTGCAACAGGAGTTTATTTATTCTTTTTTGCAACTCCTATATACGAGGTATCTACTAAAGTTAAAATACCTGCCAAAAGCAATGCGCCATCACTTTCAGGAGCGGCTTCATTAATATTGGGAGGAACAAGTCAGCCAGGACTTTCAGATGAGATAGAGATTATAAAGAGTAGAAAGACTCTTACCAAGGTTATTGAGCAATTAAATTTACTTGATTATTTTAAAAATAAAGCAAAGGATGAAGAAGCAAGGAAAAATATAACCATAAATTCTGTTATTTCAACTCTTCAGGAAAAGATAATATCAGTTCAACCATTAAAAGATACATCATTCATTGAGATAAAAGTTAGTATGGATGATAAAGAACTTGCTTACAAAATTTCCAAAGCACTTATAGACGCATATACTCAAGTTTCAAAAGAGTTAAATAAAGACGAAAATTCCTATATGATAGAGTTTATTCAAAAACAACTCCCTATAACAGAAAAAGAACTAACTGAGATAGAAGAAAAGATAACTAATTTTAAAAAGACAAAATCAGTTCTTCCTTCAAAAGAAGCAGAGATTTTACTGGACAGATTTTCTGATATTGATAAACAATATTTATCTGCTCAGATAGAATACAAGCAATTAAAAGCAAAACTTGAAGAATTAAAAAATAATGTCAGCTATGTAAAAGGTCTTATAGAAAAACTTGAGTATATTCCAAACAGTCCTATAATTTCAACTCTTAGAAGTAAATTAACTGATTATCAGATAGAGTATAATGCGCTTCTTCAAAAATACTCAGAAGATTCACCGGAAGTTGCTGAGTATAAAGCAAGAATAGAGGAGACTCAAAAAAAGATACAGGAAGAAATAAAAAATATTCTTTTAAGTCAATTAAACACAGATGACCCTATTTTGAGTTCTATTTCATCTGACCTTGTTTCTACTCAATCGTCTGTTGAAATTTATAAATCATACCTAAATGCTCTTTTAAGTGTAAGAGAAAACTTGGAAAAACAGATAAAGAATTTACCAGAGCTAGAACAAGAATATTTGTCTTTACAGAGAGATTATCAGTTAAAACAGAATGCGTATATTCTTTTAAAATCAAAGCTTGAAGAGGCAAAACTTACCAAGGCTGGTCTTAATTTAAATGTTCCTATAATTGTTGATGAGCCATTTATTCCTGAAAAGCCTGCAAAGCCTAACAAAAAACTTACTTTGGCAATTGGTGGAGTTCTTGGAATTTTCCTTGGAATTTTGGCTGTATTTTTGTCAGAAGCTAGTGATAAAAAGATTAGAGACTCATTTGATATAGAAAAACTTGTTGAAAAAGAACCAATAGTTCTTACAGGCAATAGTGATTTTACAAACTTGGAATTTTTAAACGAAATTAAAACTATTGCGTTGAACTTACTTAAAAATGAAACACCAAAAACTATTGGTGTTACAAGTGTTGGAAAAGTTGAAGAAAAAGATGATATTACTTTAAGGCTTGCAGAATTTTTCTCTTCAACAGGAAGAACTATTTTGATTGATTTTGAGGGGAAATATATTTCACGAGGCTTGAAGGGAACAGATAAAGGTAATATCTATAATTTTAAGGAAAATTTATATGTTTTTTCTATTGCTAAAACATCTGAAACATCTGAATTTTTGAAATTGATTAGTAATTTTGAAAAAGATTTTGAGAATATTATGCAAAATTATGACTATATAATCTTTAACTTGCCAAACTATGAAAATCCTGATGTTTTGGCATTTGTAAAATACTGTGAAAAGTTCGTTTTGATTGCAAAAAAAGATGTTAGCGAAAAAGAAAGTTTCTTAAAGGCATATACTGAATTAGTTGATTCGGTTGTAGTTTTGAAAGAGTAG
- a CDS encoding acyltransferase, whose translation MKKILKKLFVLFSKAILSLFFDRKYLKGKWFEDKIDGWFWAWRSVWFQKILGFNRRVPWPVSHQIIVGNPNDIIFDVDDLNNFQGFGKYFQSGYGKIVIGKGTLIASNVGIITGNHNPCKLEEHLPGKDVIIGENCWIGMNVVILPGVILGPRTIIGAGSVVTHSFPEGNCIIAGNPARIIKKLECKDNNLGGE comes from the coding sequence ATGAAAAAGATATTAAAAAAGCTTTTTGTTTTGTTTTCAAAAGCTATACTTTCTCTTTTTTTCGATAGGAAATATTTAAAAGGGAAATGGTTTGAAGATAAAATAGATGGATGGTTTTGGGCCTGGAGAAGTGTTTGGTTTCAGAAAATATTAGGATTTAATAGAAGAGTTCCTTGGCCGGTGTCTCATCAAATAATTGTTGGGAATCCTAATGATATTATTTTTGATGTGGACGATTTAAATAATTTTCAAGGATTTGGTAAATATTTTCAATCTGGTTATGGAAAAATAGTTATTGGTAAAGGGACGTTAATAGCTTCAAATGTAGGAATAATTACTGGCAATCATAATCCTTGTAAATTGGAAGAACATTTGCCCGGTAAAGATGTAATAATAGGTGAAAATTGCTGGATAGGTATGAATGTAGTAATACTTCCAGGCGTGATTTTAGGTCCTAGAACTATTATAGGTGCTGGAAGTGTTGTAACACATAGTTTTCCCGAAGGGAATTGTATAATTGCAGGTAATCCTGCAAGGATTATAAAAAAATTAGAATGTAAAGATAATAACCTTGGAGGCGAATAA